One part of the Salvelinus fontinalis isolate EN_2023a chromosome 4, ASM2944872v1, whole genome shotgun sequence genome encodes these proteins:
- the LOC129853671 gene encoding neurofilament medium polypeptide-like — MSYPMDYLYGHGSYSRTPQGHSARPAASLSSSGYHSQPWTTSQRRRPAYSQAASADSLEIFNGDMTRRNEKEILQTLNDRFAGYIDKVRNLELINSNLEQEAAALRQSQTGRATVGEHYQRELGDLRAMVQQLTGEKARTLLEHDHLEEDIQHVRTRLEDEARSREELESAARVMNKYVDESGLARLELDKKLFALQEEAAFLKKNHEDEVAEMLAQIQGAQVRFEARDTIKADVTSALREIRAQLDGHATKSAMQAEGWFKVRMERLADAAHSNTDAIRGAQEEIAEYRRQLQSRTIELETLKGTKDSLERQCMDSEDRHHGDIHSLQETIHQLDGELKSTKWEMASQLREYQELLNVKMALDIEIAAYRKLLEGEETRFLSGPSLFSYSSVHLKLKGEELSDTVILEEQTDETQVTEVTEEGEEEEKGEEEEGEGSEDKGGEEEEGDKEEEEGSEDKGGEEEEGDKEEEEGSEDKGEEEAGEVKEKSKSPEEAASPSKSPIKTPQPKSPAVKSPESKSPQAKSPLPKSPAKSPAPKSPTEKSPQPKSLAVKSPSKSPPSKSPESKSPPPKSPLPKSPEPKSPIQEKAKPPAEDKPAKEEKKEKEQPQPVKEEKKQEPEPKEREKSESPPKEKAEEKKDKPDPKESKPEETPTPAPPAAALAKPAEEKPAPAKESPTPAKKEDEKQAPSKTDDKPQAELKPAPKESPEKTESKKEKKPEPKEEVKEDKQEASKGSDSTEVKDTKVEGKAEKDEKSSSTEVKEKAMK, encoded by the exons ATGAGCTACCCAATGGACTACCTCTACGGCCACGGCTCCTATTCCAGGACACCACAGGGACACTCTGCCCGGCCCGccgcttccctctcctcctccggcTACCACTCTCAGCCATGGACGACCTCCCAGCGCCGCCGCCCGGCCTACAGCCAGGCAGCCTCTGCCGACAGCTTGGAAATCTTTAATGGCGACATGACTCGGAGGAACGAGAAGGAGATTCTGCAGACACTCAACGACCGGTTCGCCGGTTACATCGACAAGGTGCGGAACCTCGAGCTGATTAACTCGAATCTGGAGCAGGAAGCGGCTGCGCTGCGACAGAGCCAGACGGGGCGGGCTACCGTGGGAGAGCACTATCAGCGTGAGCTGGGGGACCTGAGGGCTATGGTCCAGCAGTTGACCGGGGAGAAGGCACGCACACTCTTGGAGCATGACCACCTTGAAGAGGACATCCAGCATGTGCGGACCAGGCTCGAGGACGAGGCACGCAGCCGGGAGGAGCTGGAGTCCGCAGCACGCGTCATGAACAAGTATGTGGATGAGTCTGGGCTCGCGCGGCTGGAGCTGGACAAGAAGCTGTTCGCGCTGCAGGAAGAAGCCGCGTTCCTGAAGAAAAACCAcgaggatgaggtggccgagatGCTTGCACAGATCCAGGGTGCACAGGTGAGGTTCGAGGCTCGAGACACGATCAAGGCGGACGTCACGAGCGCACTGCGGGAGATCCGCGCACAGCTGGATGGCCACGCGACTAAGAGCGCAATGCAGGCAGAGGGATGGTTCAAAG TGCGTATGGAACGGTTGGCGGATGCAGCTCACTCTAACACGGATGCAATCCGCGGTGCCCAAGAGGAGATAGCCGAGTATAGACGGCAGCTGCAGAGCCGCACCATCGAACTGGAGACCCTCAAAGGAACCAAGGACTCGTTGGAGAGACAATGCATGGATAGTGAGGACAGACACCATGGAGATATCCACTCCCTACAG gagaccATCCACCAGCTGGACGGTGAGCTGAAGAGTACTAAGTGGGAGATGGCCAGTCAGCTTAGAGAATACCAGGAGCTGCTGAACGTCAAGATGGCTCTGGACATAGAGATAGCTGCTTACAG GAAGTTGCTGGAAGGGGAGGAGACTCGGTTCCTATCTGGGCCAAGCCTGTTCTCCTACTCCTCCGTTCACCTTAAGCTGAAGGGGGAGGAGCTCTCAGACACAGTCATACTGGAGGAACAGACGGATGAGACACAGGTCACTGAGgtgacagaggaaggagaggaagaggagaagggtgaagaggaagagggggaaggatCTGAggataagggaggagaggaggaagagggtgataaggaggaagaggaaggatctgaggataagggaggagaggaggaagagggtgataaggaggaagaggaaggatctGAGGATAagggggaagaggaggcaggTGAGGTTAAAGAGAAGTCTAAGTCACCTGAGGAGGCTGCTTCTCCATCTAAGTCTCCCATCAAAACCCCCCAGCCCAAATCTCCCGCCGTCAAATCCCCTGAATCCAAATCACCCCAAGCCAAATCTCCCCTCCCCAAATCACCCGCCAAGTCTCCTGCCCCCAAATCTCCCACAGAGAAATCTCCCCAGCCCAAATCCCTGGCTGTGAAATCACCATCTAAATCTCCCCCTAGCAAATCCCCAGAGTCTAAGTCCCCTCCTCCCAAGTCCCCCCTCCCCAAGTCTCCTGAACCCAAGTCCCCCATCCAGGAGAAGGCCAAGCCCCCTGCAGAAGACAAACCAGCcaaggaggagaagaaagagaaggaacaaCCCCAGCCTGTAAAAGAGGAGAAGAAACAGGAGCCAGAacccaaggagagagagaagagtgagagcCCGCCTAAAGAGAAGGCTGAGGAGAAGAAAGACAAACCAGATCCCAAGGAGAGCAAGCCAGAGGAGACCCCAACACCTGCCCCTCCTGCCGCCGCCTTGGCCAAGCCTGCAGAGGAGAAGCCCGCCCCCGCCAAGGAGAGTCCCACCCCTGCTAAGAAGGAAGATGAGAAACAGGCCCCATCCAAAACAGACGACAAACCTCAGGCAGAGTTGAAGCCTGCCCCCAAAGAATCACCAGAGAAaacagagagcaagaaagagaagaAACCAGAGCCCAAAGAGGAGGTGAAGGAGGACAAGCAGGAGGCCTCTAAAGGGTCCGACAGTACAGAGGTGAAGGATACGAAGGTGGAAGGGAAGGCAGAGAAGGACGAAAAGTCCTCCAGCACTGAGGTCAAAGAGAAAGCCATGAAGTGA
- the LOC129853670 gene encoding THO complex subunit 5 homolog has translation MSDALKKRKSKVLRSETGTPEGKCGRGEGDQDIRVYSEEVELDGRDPEEDYQQYKLTCEALAKLMNDIQELKANGAKDGCAEVEEKRMQSCIHFMSLKKLNRLAHMRLKRGRDQTHEGKQRVDVLHLQLQNLLYEVMHLQKEISKCLEFKSKHEEIDLVSVDEFYQEAPPEISRTSLTKDDPHQLTLARLDWELEQRKRLAEQYKESLSSKEKIQKGIEVKKEHLSSLQPGLNAIMQASLPVQEYLSMPFEQTQRQTEIARHLPPSLYVLLVQASAYGQACDKSLSVSISGDVDEAKALSKPPEDSQDDDSGDSDAEEEQEKTKRRRPTTGGQLDDKRREMLKRHPLSLCLDLKCKDGSVLHLFNYYLMNLNIMTVKAKVSTATDLTGAISAGELLNSDTLLNCLYANDQGRETPNPANRYQFDKVGISSFGDYVAELGHPYLWVQSLGGLQFPSDAPEGLRAGSSLSASHMESTMKLLRGRVQSRLALHKQFSSLEHSIVPVSTECQHLFPAKVLSRLARWTTMSHQEYTNLSFTQHVSDAGLARETDLFFMAVVERGTARLQAAVVLNPRYPEISPLFALSLSWKGECSGRTDDNLRAMESEVNVFKSELQGPRPGHQLLTNQVARLCVCLDVYLETDGQDDSVEGPREFLREKMCLRTVRGPNRLKPFKYNHPQGFFSHR, from the exons gaCATACGTGTGTACAGTGAGGAGGTGGAGCTGGATGGCAGGGACCCTGAAGAGGACTACCAGCAGTATAAACTGACCTGTGAAGCTCTGGCAAAACTGATGAACGACATCCAGGAGCTGAAAGCCAACGGTGCCAAGGATGGG TGTGCTGaggtagaggagaagaggatgCAGAGCTGTATCCACTTTATGAGCCTGAAGAAACTCAACCGCCTGGCTCACATGAGACTGAAGAGGGGGAGAGACCAAACACATGAG ggcAAGCAGAGAGTGGATGTGTTGCACCTGCAGCTCCAGAACCTGCTCTATGAGGTCATGCACCTGCAGAAGGAGATCAGCAAGTGTCTGGAGTTCAA gtctAAACATGAGGAGATAGATCTGGTGAGTGTAGATGAGTTCTACCAGGAGGCCCCCCCTGAGATCTCCCGCACCTCCCTCACTAAGGACGACCCCCACCAACTCACACTGGCCAGGTTGGACTGGGAACTGGAGCAGAGGAAGAG gctggcTGAGCAGTACAAGGAGTCTCTGTCCAGTAAGGAGAAGATCCAGAAAGGCATTGAGGTGAAGAAGGAACACCTGAGTTCTCTACAGCCTGGACTCAACGCTATcatgcag GCATCCCTCCCGGTTCAGGAGTACCTGTCAATGCCGTTTGAACAgacccagagacagacagagatcgcCCGccaccttcccccctctctctacgtCCTCCTGGTACAGGCCAGCGCTTACGGACAGGCCTGCG ataAGAGCCTGAGTGTGTCCATCAGTGGAGACGTGGACGAGGCTAAAGCTCTGTCTAAACCTCCAGAGGACTCCCAGG atgATGATTCTGGTGATTCTGAtgcagaggaggagcaggagaagacG AAGAGGAGGCGACCTACTACAGGTGGTCAGCTGGATGATAAGAGACGTGAGATGCTGAAgagacaccctctctctctttgcctggaCCTCAAATGCAAAG acGGCAGCGTGCTGCATCTGTTCAACTACTACCTGATGAACCTGAACATCATGACTGTCAAGGCCAAAGTCTCCACCGCCACAGACCTCACTGGAGCCATCAGCGCAGG ggagCTGTTAAATTCCGACACGCTGCTCAACTGCCTGTATGCCAATGACCAGGGCCGCGAGACACCCAACCCCGCTAACCGTTACCAGTTTGATAAAGTGGG GATTAGTTCGTTTGGAGACTATGTGGCAGAGTTGGGTCATCCCTACCTGTGGGTGCAGAGTCTAGGAGGACTGCAGTTCCCCAGTGATGccccagag GGTTTGCGTGCAGGCAGTTCTCTTAGTGCCAGTCACATGGAAAGCACCATGAAGCTGCTGAGAGGACGAGTCCAGTCACGTCTGGCCCTGCACAAACAGTTCTCCTCACTAG AGCACAGTATAGTTCCAGTGTCCACGGAGTGCCAGCACCTGTTCCCTGCTAAGGTTCTCTCCCGCCTGGCTCGCTGGACAACCATGTCACATCAGGAGTACACA AATCTGTCGTTCACGCAGCATGTGTCAGACGCAGGTCTGGCTCGGGAAACTGACCTGTTCTTCATGGCTGTGGTGGAGAGAGGAACAG CTCGTCTTCAGGCTGCAGTGGTGTTGAACCCCCGCTATCCAGAAATCTCTCCTCTGTTTGCTCTTTCACTCAGCTGGAAGGGCGAGTGCAGCGGACGTACAGATGACAACCTTAGA GCCATGGAGAGTGAGGTGAATGTGTTTAAGTCAGAGCTCCAGGGGCCCCGCCCAGGGCACCAGCTGCTAACCAATCAGGTGGctcgtctgtgtgtctgtctggacgTATACCTGGAGACCGACGGACAGGATGACAGCGTGGAGGGACCACGGGAGTTTCTCAGAGAGAAGATGTGTCTACGCACcgtaag GGGTCCGAACCGTCTGAAGCCGTTCAAGTACAACCACCCCCAGGGCTTCTTCAGTCACCGCTGA